A single Asticcacaulis excentricus DNA region contains:
- a CDS encoding ParB/RepB/Spo0J family partition protein encodes MSKRQSDYLSALLNDALSESTPAPVAPTRPAPVVPTAPAPASVRSATTLLARESALARVANGEVKQVTQLLLDPARVRIWTGNPRHQESLTEANCRELIDAILAEGGQKVPAIVRRVDNDPAHDYEVIAGSRRHWAISWLRANNYPDMMFLAQVYALDDESAFRISDIENRARKDVSDFERARTYLTALDQHYGGKQVRMAERLRLSKGWLSKMLSVGALPDWAVAAFASPADIQLATCYPLAQRIQSLEAANDTELLPLMKYAAEELGKLQASVRGGPTVPAAEVVRLLMSVDAPAPSEDRSLLTLPAPSGRPALSVMSSNRNGVSLRLHAGSGASARELTELFRKALEALDKQGKGLR; translated from the coding sequence ATGTCCAAACGTCAGTCCGACTATCTGTCCGCCCTGCTCAACGACGCCCTGTCTGAAAGCACGCCCGCACCGGTGGCCCCCACCCGTCCGGCTCCGGTTGTTCCAACAGCCCCTGCCCCGGCGAGCGTCCGCTCAGCCACCACGCTTCTGGCGCGCGAATCCGCCCTCGCCCGCGTCGCCAATGGCGAGGTGAAGCAGGTGACGCAACTGCTGCTCGACCCGGCGCGCGTGCGCATCTGGACCGGCAATCCGCGCCATCAGGAGTCGCTCACCGAGGCCAATTGCCGCGAGCTGATCGACGCCATTCTCGCCGAAGGCGGCCAAAAGGTGCCCGCCATCGTCCGCCGCGTCGATAACGACCCCGCGCACGATTACGAAGTCATTGCGGGCTCGCGTCGCCACTGGGCCATTTCGTGGCTGCGCGCCAACAACTATCCGGACATGATGTTCCTGGCGCAGGTCTATGCGCTGGACGACGAGTCCGCCTTCCGCATCTCTGACATCGAAAACCGGGCACGCAAGGACGTCTCGGATTTCGAGCGCGCCCGCACCTATCTGACCGCGCTCGATCAGCACTATGGCGGCAAGCAGGTGCGTATGGCCGAACGCCTGCGTCTGTCGAAGGGCTGGCTGTCGAAAATGCTCAGCGTCGGTGCCCTGCCCGACTGGGCCGTCGCGGCCTTCGCCAGCCCCGCTGATATCCAGCTCGCCACCTGCTACCCGCTGGCGCAACGCATCCAGTCGCTGGAAGCCGCCAATGACACCGAGCTTCTGCCGCTGATGAAGTACGCCGCCGAGGAACTGGGCAAGTTGCAGGCCAGCGTGCGGGGTGGCCCCACCGTTCCTGCCGCCGAGGTGGTGCGTTTATTGATGAGCGTCGATGCGCCGGCGCCCTCCGAAGACCGCAGCCTGCTCACCCTCCCCGCCCCCTCCGGCCGCCCGGCGCTCAGCGTCATGTCGTCCAACCGCAACGGCGTGTCGCTGCGCCTGCACGCCGGGTCTGGCGCCTCGGCGCGTGAGCTGACCGAGCTGTTTCGTAAGGCCCTTGAGGCGCTGGACAAGCAGGGCAAGGGGCTGAGGTAA
- a CDS encoding replication initiator protein A, producing the protein MADRIMAEDKSEQIDLFLPYLADLSLRDQREMMERPFFSLAKSKRLKPIDYTSPDGKVWVHVSANPDYGMATIWDADILIYCASVLNDLKQRRVNDIPRTLKIMPYDLLRSIGRPISGRSYELLGQALDRLQSTTVKTNIRSDLRREATFSWLDNWSQLVDEKTDRSRGLSLSLSSWFYEGVLMNGGVLSIDRAYFDITGGRERWLYKVARKHAGGAGEGGFAIALPTLFEKSGAEGQYRRFKFEIAAIVRRNDLPGYDLSLTEAATSREPLLHMVRRDVSPAPIEGIKPAAKPKPVSANDEPRGYITEDTLDHLRKHYRGWDFHALHADFRAWLAESADRAPDRYQSAFIGFVKRYHEKNRHQLRA; encoded by the coding sequence ATGGCTGACAGGATCATGGCCGAAGACAAGTCCGAACAGATTGATCTCTTCCTGCCTTATCTGGCCGATCTGAGCCTGCGCGATCAGCGCGAAATGATGGAGCGGCCTTTCTTCAGTCTGGCCAAATCGAAACGCCTTAAGCCCATCGACTACACCTCGCCCGATGGCAAGGTGTGGGTGCACGTCTCGGCCAATCCCGACTATGGCATGGCGACCATCTGGGACGCCGACATTCTGATCTATTGCGCCAGCGTGCTGAACGACCTCAAACAGCGCCGTGTCAATGACATCCCGCGCACGCTGAAAATCATGCCCTATGACCTGCTCCGCTCCATCGGTCGCCCGATTTCGGGCCGCTCCTATGAGCTTTTGGGGCAGGCGCTGGACCGGTTGCAATCGACGACAGTCAAAACCAATATCCGCTCGGACCTGCGCCGTGAGGCCACCTTCTCCTGGCTCGACAACTGGAGCCAGTTGGTCGATGAAAAGACCGATCGGTCGCGCGGACTCAGTCTCTCGCTCTCAAGCTGGTTCTATGAGGGCGTGCTGATGAATGGGGGCGTGCTGTCCATCGACCGCGCCTATTTCGACATTACCGGCGGGCGTGAACGCTGGCTGTACAAGGTCGCGCGCAAACATGCCGGCGGGGCAGGTGAGGGCGGTTTCGCCATCGCCCTGCCGACCCTGTTCGAAAAGTCTGGCGCCGAAGGTCAGTACCGCCGCTTCAAGTTCGAAATCGCCGCCATCGTGCGCCGCAACGACCTGCCCGGCTACGACCTCAGCCTGACCGAAGCCGCCACCTCGCGTGAACCGCTGCTGCACATGGTCCGCCGCGATGTCAGTCCCGCACCCATCGAAGGGATCAAACCGGCGGCCAAACCCAAACCCGTCAGCGCCAATGACGAACCGCGCGGCTATATCACCGAGGACACGCTCGACCACCTGCGCAAACACTATCGCGGCTGGGACTTCCACGCCCTGCACGCCGACTTCCGCGCCTGGCTGGCTGAAAGTGCGGACCGCGCCCCCGACCGCTATCAGAGCGCCTTCATCGGCTTCGTGAAGCGCTATCACGAAAAGAACCGTCATCAGTTGCGGGCTTAG
- a CDS encoding family 43 glycosylhydrolase, giving the protein MPKPTSLSRRLFIGSAAAAGLSAPVIAQAKTTPIINPIIKQRADPQVLRHSDGYYYFMATVPEYDRLVIRRAKTLGGLSAAEEVVVWRRPTEGRMGGYIWAPELHHYDGQWRLYFGAGDKGEPFRVRTYVISTAESNPLTAKWNAPVQVQMPWDTFNLDASLFAHRGVTYMIWAQKEPGIDTNSNLYLAPLATATTFAKTPVRLTIPTYDWETVKYKVAEGPAVLIRNGRVFVTYSASATDHNYCLGLLTAKADADLMDPASWSKSPVPVFASSEKNNIWGPGHNGFTVDERGRDVIVYHARDYKEIKGNSLFDPNRHSRLQYVKWRKDGTPDFGEPVPIGPLKR; this is encoded by the coding sequence ATGCCAAAGCCGACCTCTTTATCGCGCCGTCTGTTTATCGGGTCTGCAGCCGCTGCAGGCCTGAGTGCACCTGTCATAGCGCAGGCCAAAACTACACCGATCATCAACCCGATCATCAAGCAGCGCGCCGATCCGCAAGTCCTCCGACACAGCGACGGCTATTACTATTTCATGGCCACGGTGCCAGAGTACGATCGTCTGGTCATCCGCCGGGCGAAAACGCTGGGCGGACTGTCGGCAGCCGAAGAGGTGGTGGTGTGGCGGCGTCCGACCGAGGGCAGGATGGGCGGCTATATCTGGGCGCCGGAGCTGCATCATTATGATGGCCAATGGCGCCTCTATTTCGGAGCAGGGGACAAGGGCGAACCCTTCCGCGTGCGCACCTATGTCATCTCGACGGCGGAATCCAATCCGCTGACCGCCAAGTGGAACGCGCCTGTGCAAGTGCAGATGCCCTGGGACACCTTCAATCTCGACGCCAGTCTGTTCGCGCATCGTGGCGTGACCTACATGATATGGGCGCAGAAGGAGCCCGGCATCGACACCAATTCCAACCTTTACCTAGCGCCTCTGGCCACGGCGACGACCTTTGCAAAGACGCCCGTGCGCCTGACCATTCCGACCTATGACTGGGAGACGGTGAAGTACAAGGTCGCCGAAGGGCCGGCCGTGCTGATCCGCAATGGCCGCGTCTTCGTGACCTACTCCGCCTCGGCGACCGATCACAACTACTGTCTTGGCCTTCTGACGGCCAAGGCCGATGCCGACCTGATGGACCCGGCTTCGTGGAGCAAGTCGCCGGTGCCGGTCTTCGCCAGCTCGGAAAAGAACAACATCTGGGGGCCGGGGCACAATGGCTTCACCGTCGATGAACGCGGTCGTGACGTCATCGTCTATCACGCCCGTGACTACAAGGAGATCAAGGGCAACTCGCTTTTTGATCCTAACCGCCACTCCCGATTGCAATATGTGAAGTGGCGTAAGGATGGGACCCCCGATTTCGGTGAACCCGTGCCCATCGGGCCGCTCAAACGCTGA